In the genome of Blastopirellula marina, the window CCGCATTGTCGTCCACTTCCAGCACGCCGACACCGGCCTGATGATCGCCCACAAACAAGGCCTGGCCGAGCCCAAAGAAACGCCGGGCGTCAAGCTAACCCACTTCGAGATCGCCGATGCCAACGGCCAGTGGCACGCCGCCGACGCCACCATCGACGGCCAAACGGTTATCGTCACCAGCGAAAAAGTCACCCAGCCGATCGCCGTAAGGTATGCCTACGAGGTCTCGCCCGAGAGCATCCCCCTCTACAACCGAGCAGGCCTGCCCACCTCGCCGTTTTGTAGCCAGGCAGAGCTTCTGAAGTACGATCCGCATCTGCCGAAGTAGCAATTGCTTCTTTCGGAACCGAACGAAGACTTCCGCTCCCTTTAACTCGAATTCGGCTAAACAAGGCCTACCATGCGTCATTTCCCAATCATCTTGCATGCTGCTCTGTTGGTCGTGATGGCCGGCTGTTCGTCCAGTTCACCTGGACAGCCCTCGCAAGGTTTAGTCGACCAACCTCCCCAGCCGAAAGTCCTTAGTGACGGCGTCCATGTGATCACACTGAATAGCAACGAGTACGCATTCCCTCCTGAACTGGAATTCGACGATGGAAATTGGATACGGGAGGAACCTCTCTGGATTGATAGGACATTTTATGGGTATTCGTACGTCCATACCCAACAGCCACGAAAAATGAGATACAAGGCTGATCACTCCATCGAGGGCACGGGTTTTATTTTCCAGGAAGGTGACCTGCAAAATGGCGAGTGGCTTGCCAATGGGAAAGAGTTTATTGAATTTCCTGATGGAACTTCACAGGAAAAGTCTTACGTTCACGGCATTGAAAATAGTCAATGGAAGTACTATCGCCAGGACGGCTCACTTGAATTCTCCATGACCATGGTAAACGGAACGGCTCATGGCTTGTGTTCCGTATTCTATAAGAACGGGCAGCTACAGGGTGTAATTGAAATGATCGAAGGTAAGAATGGCCCTATCTTGGAGCACTACGACCAGGACGGCAACGAAATGCCCACGAATGTCGCATCTCAAGATTTGTTCAAAATGCAATAGAAGAAGGCCTACCGGCTTCGCCTGGAGAAGACAAGGCGATGAATAAGGAGACGGGGGTCTTCATTGCGAAATACCCCCGCCCCTAATATTCTGCGTCCACTTATATTCTGAACCGATTCGGCTAGAAATCAGCCAGGTCGAAATCGATCGTGTTTTCACCTTCGGCAACCTCGACCACCTTGCTGTAACCGGCTCGCGTGGTCGGTTTGCTCTCTTTCCCGGTTGGCTCGGGAATGGTGAGCAGTACGGTGTGTTTGCCTGGTTGTGTTCCAGGTTTTCCGTTGGAGTACATCAAGCGGTACTCGCCGTTGGCGTCGGTATTCGCGCCGGCAGGGGCACCTCCCCCTTCTTCCGGCACAAACATGACGACGATGCCCGCCTTTGGCTGTTGTCGATCGGTGACGCGGCCCGTTACTTCTGCGAGTCCGTCACTTTGTTGACAGCCTGCCAAAGGGACCAGCAGGACGATCAACAGCAGATACGCCACCCAGTATTTCTGAGCGAACGGTTTCGATTGAGAAAGAACATTCATGTTGAACTTTCCATACCTTTCATGAGTGTTGATGGAAGAAGTCTCCACCATCGTTGGAAGTTCACACGATTAGTTCGATCCCAGAACGAGACCATCATCACGAATGGCAAGCTTAAGCAGATTACGCAGATCGGTCGTCTCGGTAACGAATCGCACCGAGCCATCCAGCAAGACGAACTGAGCACCGCCGGGATGATTCGACCGGATCGAGGTATTCTTCGCCAGCGCGTGAAAAGCGGTGCAGCTGTAGTTATTGTAAAGATGCCAGTTGACCGGTTCGCGAATCGTCGTGGTATTGTAGGCCTGAGAATTGGAGTCCGCCGTGGCACTGCCAGACGACCACATGCCGCCGGCAATATTTCCGGCGCGGCAGTCCCTCAGATTGCCACTTTCCCGCAGGGAAGAAGACTGCTCTCCGACGCAAAACGTATTGCTCGTACCGTCGGTTATTTGAGCCAACGACAACGCTTGTTGCCGTTGGGGACTGCTACCAATGCCATTGACCATGTTGACGATCGGCATCGCACCATTGAAGCTCATTCTGCCGACGCCATTTCGGCCTGGAGCCGTACTGAGGTCTGAAGGCTCCAGACCTGCCCCTGCAATGGCAACGTAACTGGCAACCTGAACGTTGATCGTCGCAGGGGCTCCGAGGGATTGCGTGCCCGAGTTGGTGCCTTGCTGTCGTGTCGGGTCAAGATCGCTCGATGGGCACAGCAGCGAACCAATGACGATGTCGTGTTTGAGTTTCCAGTTGACGTCCAAATTGCGTCCCGACCAGTCCGTTCCCGCGAAGACGGCTTGATTGGTGATGGTCGATTGTTCAAGGAAGGGGAGAATGCGAACAATCCATGACGGCTGGTGCTCGCCGGCATGGGCCGTCGTTCCCTGTGGCATGCCGCCTGGCGGAAGGACAAGATACGTATCGTGATAATTCTGGAGGGCGAGACCGATTTGCTTCAGGTTGTTACTGCACTGCATTCGACGTGCTGCCTCGCGTGCCTGTTGCACGGCCGGAAGCAACAAGGCGATAAGCACCCCAATAATGGCAATCACCACCAGCAACTCAACAAGCGTAAAGCCGTGTCGCCCAGCGCGAACTCTTGTTATTTTTCCCATCGATTCAGTGTTCCTGTCGAAAATAATAGAAGAGGAATCGCCCTGAATATCCCGAGATATCACTGGACGCAAAAAGAGAGGATTGGGTGTATTCAATATTCATTTTCAGGGTGCGTTTG includes:
- a CDS encoding toxin-antitoxin system YwqK family antitoxin, which translates into the protein MRHFPIILHAALLVVMAGCSSSSPGQPSQGLVDQPPQPKVLSDGVHVITLNSNEYAFPPELEFDDGNWIREEPLWIDRTFYGYSYVHTQQPRKMRYKADHSIEGTGFIFQEGDLQNGEWLANGKEFIEFPDGTSQEKSYVHGIENSQWKYYRQDGSLEFSMTMVNGTAHGLCSVFYKNGQLQGVIEMIEGKNGPILEHYDQDGNEMPTNVASQDLFKMQ
- a CDS encoding carboxypeptidase-like regulatory domain-containing protein, with the protein product MNVLSQSKPFAQKYWVAYLLLIVLLVPLAGCQQSDGLAEVTGRVTDRQQPKAGIVVMFVPEEGGGAPAGANTDANGEYRLMYSNGKPGTQPGKHTVLLTIPEPTGKESKPTTRAGYSKVVEVAEGENTIDFDLADF
- a CDS encoding DUF1559 domain-containing protein, which codes for MGKITRVRAGRHGFTLVELLVVIAIIGVLIALLLPAVQQAREAARRMQCSNNLKQIGLALQNYHDTYLVLPPGGMPQGTTAHAGEHQPSWIVRILPFLEQSTITNQAVFAGTDWSGRNLDVNWKLKHDIVIGSLLCPSSDLDPTRQQGTNSGTQSLGAPATINVQVASYVAIAGAGLEPSDLSTAPGRNGVGRMSFNGAMPIVNMVNGIGSSPQRQQALSLAQITDGTSNTFCVGEQSSSLRESGNLRDCRAGNIAGGMWSSGSATADSNSQAYNTTTIREPVNWHLYNNYSCTAFHALAKNTSIRSNHPGGAQFVLLDGSVRFVTETTDLRNLLKLAIRDDGLVLGSN